One Methylobacterium sp. 77 DNA window includes the following coding sequences:
- a CDS encoding cytochrome P450 yields the protein MKTGSLFEAVKDEANRADPYPLYARLRETPVSRQDDGTYVVSTHAAITSLLHDPRISSETLPPSERPRTGNPVSDWIINPLKNRVTNSHRPFIFRDPPDHDTLRMAVMGQFTHQRVHAMRDRAHVLVADLLDKQSHATSLDLVCDVAYPLPVTVICEMLGVPPEDEPKFHGWATQLASALEPDNLGDEEARAANITTFDEIATYMGGLIKEKRRHPQDDMLSGLSGTPGADAPQMGEYDLIASAILLLVAGHETTVNLIANSMLALVRHPDILARLAEEPHLAPRLVEEMLRFDPPVHFRTRRALSAIDIAGTTIPQDADIVLLLASGNRDPAVFRDPDRFDPDRPDIRHFGFGGGLHYCAGAPLARFEAEAALVALAQRLIHPRLVDDPPPYRPGAALRGPKHLRLAIDGVAPRR from the coding sequence ATGAAGACCGGGAGCCTGTTCGAGGCGGTCAAGGACGAGGCCAACCGGGCCGATCCCTATCCGCTCTATGCCCGCCTGCGTGAGACGCCCGTCTCGCGCCAGGACGACGGCACCTACGTGGTCTCGACCCATGCGGCGATCACGAGCCTCCTCCACGATCCACGGATCAGCTCGGAAACCCTGCCGCCGAGCGAGCGCCCGCGCACGGGCAACCCGGTCTCGGACTGGATCATCAATCCGCTCAAGAACCGCGTCACCAACAGCCACCGCCCCTTCATCTTCCGCGATCCACCGGACCACGACACGCTTCGGATGGCCGTGATGGGTCAGTTCACCCATCAGCGGGTCCACGCCATGCGCGATCGCGCGCACGTCCTGGTGGCCGACCTCCTGGACAAGCAGAGCCACGCGACGAGCCTCGATCTCGTCTGCGACGTCGCCTACCCGCTGCCGGTGACGGTGATCTGCGAGATGCTCGGGGTGCCGCCCGAGGACGAGCCGAAATTCCACGGCTGGGCGACGCAGCTCGCCTCGGCGCTCGAGCCCGACAACCTCGGCGACGAGGAGGCGCGGGCTGCCAACATCACGACGTTCGACGAGATCGCGACCTATATGGGCGGCCTGATCAAGGAGAAGCGCCGGCACCCGCAGGACGACATGCTGTCGGGCCTGAGCGGCACACCCGGCGCGGACGCACCGCAGATGGGCGAATACGACCTCATCGCCAGCGCCATCCTGCTGCTGGTGGCGGGGCACGAGACCACCGTGAACCTCATCGCCAACAGCATGCTGGCGCTTGTGCGCCACCCCGACATCCTCGCCCGGCTCGCTGAAGAGCCTCACCTCGCCCCGCGCCTGGTGGAGGAGATGCTGCGCTTCGACCCGCCGGTGCATTTCCGGACGCGGCGCGCCTTGAGCGCCATCGACATCGCCGGAACCACGATCCCGCAGGACGCCGACATCGTGCTCCTCCTGGCCTCGGGCAATCGCGACCCGGCGGTATTCCGAGACCCGGACAGGTTCGATCCGGACCGGCCCGACATTCGCCATTTCGGCTTCGGCGGCGGCCTGCATTACTGTGCCGGCGCGCCGCTGGCCCGGTTCGAGGCGGAAGCGGCACTGGTGGCGCTGGCACAGCGCCTCATCCATCCGCGCCTCGTCGACGATCCGCCGCCCTATCGCCCCGGCGCGGCCCTGCGCGGCCCCAAGCACCTGCGGCTCGCCATCGACGGGGTCGCACCCCGGCGCTGA
- a CDS encoding outer membrane beta-barrel protein → MTRAGPIAGWRKGGLHGLILTAAVALPGAEVLAQAIPTPSNQTVSNRGTRPGTATFGSSSPSSASGASSEGGPTLRGSGASGDASTGALSPSDDSALQIGDGLSNAPARPRSRAPVPSATTRAGNNRTLTDILRQRAIPPRRFGLATARPVRAIVQTPPPDLRLTPVIRNAVVGAPLPTPSPSPPSAPSLTLLPLAGISTPGAVLGAALRQPLAVDQAYAPLGVKVGTFTVLPVFQQSVGYDTNPDQITANRAKGSLALRTEGELAFRSDWSTHELAGELRGGYLDFPDNQAASRPNGAGAVRLRLDANRSTSIDVETRFLIDTQRPGSPDINATLSNRPIVASYGTTVGVTETFNRLQVSLRGLVDRSEFESATLSNGAVLNQSDRNLNQYGLRLRAAYEISPVIAPFVDVLADTRVYDLRTDSNGIRRNSDGITVTGGARVALTRFISGEVSAGLQHRTYVDPTLKDLTAPIINAALIWTASPLTTVRLNATTGIIETAVPGSSGVLTQAATLEVQHDLLRNLSITLGAGYLASDYDRVNITERGFSATARLDYRFNRWLSLRGSYIYQQIDSSSAGSSFSANTWLLGLRVSP, encoded by the coding sequence GTGACGCGTGCAGGGCCGATCGCTGGATGGCGCAAGGGAGGGCTTCACGGCCTGATCCTGACGGCCGCCGTCGCCCTGCCGGGGGCGGAGGTCCTGGCCCAGGCGATCCCGACCCCTTCGAACCAGACCGTCTCGAACCGGGGGACGCGGCCCGGCACGGCGACCTTCGGCAGCAGCAGCCCCTCCTCCGCTTCCGGAGCCTCAAGCGAGGGCGGCCCGACCCTGCGCGGCAGCGGCGCGTCCGGCGACGCTTCCACGGGCGCGCTCTCCCCGAGCGACGATTCCGCCTTGCAGATCGGCGACGGCCTGTCCAATGCCCCTGCCCGGCCGCGGTCCCGCGCCCCGGTGCCGAGCGCGACCACCAGAGCCGGCAACAACCGCACGCTCACCGACATCCTGCGCCAGCGCGCGATCCCGCCGCGCCGCTTCGGCCTCGCCACGGCGCGTCCGGTCCGTGCCATCGTGCAGACGCCCCCGCCGGACCTGCGTCTCACGCCGGTGATCCGCAATGCCGTCGTCGGCGCGCCGCTGCCGACGCCGTCGCCTTCGCCGCCCTCGGCCCCCTCCCTGACCCTGCTGCCGCTCGCCGGCATCAGCACGCCGGGCGCTGTCCTCGGCGCGGCCCTGCGCCAGCCGCTCGCGGTGGACCAGGCCTATGCCCCCCTCGGCGTCAAGGTCGGCACCTTCACCGTCCTGCCGGTGTTCCAGCAGAGCGTCGGCTACGACACCAATCCGGACCAGATCACCGCCAACCGCGCCAAGGGATCGCTGGCCCTGCGCACGGAGGGCGAACTCGCCTTCCGCAGCGATTGGTCGACGCATGAACTCGCGGGCGAGCTCCGCGGCGGCTATCTCGACTTTCCCGACAATCAGGCCGCCAGCCGGCCCAACGGCGCGGGCGCCGTCCGCCTGCGTCTCGACGCCAACCGCAGCACCAGTATCGATGTGGAGACGCGCTTCCTCATCGACACGCAGCGGCCGGGCTCGCCGGACATCAATGCGACGCTGTCGAACCGTCCGATCGTGGCGAGCTACGGCACGACTGTCGGCGTCACGGAGACCTTCAACCGGCTGCAGGTCTCGCTGCGCGGCCTCGTCGACCGGTCCGAGTTCGAGAGCGCGACGCTCTCGAACGGCGCGGTCCTGAACCAGAGCGACCGCAACCTGAACCAGTACGGCCTGAGGCTGCGCGCCGCCTACGAGATCTCGCCGGTCATCGCGCCCTTCGTCGATGTCCTGGCCGATACCCGCGTCTACGACCTGCGCACCGATTCCAACGGAATCCGCCGGAATTCCGACGGCATCACCGTCACGGGCGGCGCACGCGTGGCCCTCACCCGCTTCATCAGCGGCGAGGTCTCGGCGGGCCTCCAGCACCGGACCTATGTCGATCCGACCCTGAAGGATCTCACGGCCCCTATCATCAACGCGGCCCTGATCTGGACGGCGAGTCCGCTCACCACGGTGCGGCTCAACGCGACCACCGGCATCATCGAGACCGCCGTGCCGGGATCGAGCGGCGTGCTGACCCAGGCGGCCACCCTGGAAGTCCAGCACGACCTCTTGCGCAACCTGTCGATCACGCTCGGCGCCGGCTACCTCGCCAGCGACTACGACCGGGTGAACATCACCGAGCGCGGCTTCTCGGCCACCGCCCGGCTCGATTACCGCTTCAACCGCTGGCTCTCCCTGCGCGGCAGCTACATCTACCAGCAGATCGACAGCAGTTCCGCCGGGTCGAGCTTCAGCGCCAATACCTGGCTTCTGGGGCTGCGCGTCAGCCCCTAA
- a CDS encoding cold-shock protein, with amino-acid sequence MSTGTVKWFNETKGYGFIQPDDGDKDVFVHISAVERAGMRNLIEGQKVSYEIESDRRTGKQSAGNLQAA; translated from the coding sequence ATGAGCACGGGTACCGTGAAATGGTTCAACGAGACCAAGGGCTACGGCTTCATTCAGCCGGATGACGGCGACAAGGACGTGTTCGTCCACATCTCGGCCGTCGAGCGCGCCGGCATGCGCAACCTGATCGAGGGACAGAAGGTCTCCTACGAGATCGAGAGCGACCGGCGCACGGGTAAGCAATCCGCCGGCAACCTCCAGGCCGCCTGA
- a CDS encoding TonB-dependent receptor, which translates to MRRSRIWLAGTMLSGAGLTSAAMIAPVAAQQAEATLSELTVTSASPILAAPRTAATSGFPTGVLPVVTNTFSPVTVVTAEQIARDQPRTLGDALMDRPGISASTYAPGAASRPIIRGLDNNRVRIQENGVGIQDVSELGEDHGVPINPLVTNRIEVIRGPASLRYGSQAIGGVVSAENNRVPTFIPAGGISGQATTGYSSVDNGRLGAVSVDAGGQNVAIHADGFRTAADSYGTPAGIQRNSANESQGGAVGMSFIGDRGFVGLSYSHYDALYQIPGGGAAESRTRLDPNQDRLLARGEYRPLEGPFEVIRFWAGGSVYRHNETGIGEDGVDGIQATFKNREAEGRVELQHVPVSLGFGTLTGALGLQTGRRTIGTSGEAGSLLAPTDSRSNAVYLFEEIALGNGLRVQGAGRIEGDRSTGTASLFPGDYLPVDGQDPLSYGRRRSFAPKSLSFGALQDLPNGFVASLNGSYVERAPTAFELYSRGPHDATETFEIGDANLKKERARTVELSLRRREGPFRLDATGYYTRYTNFIYKRETGIGCGDDFASCGSDDELQQIVYSQRNAAFYGAEIGAQLDLLPVGNGFAGIEAQYDFVRAQFDDGSYVPRIPPHRLGGGAFIRADGWYARVNLLHAFDHIETASLETTTPGYNDLRAEISHTKVLDRTLYGASEITFGLQGRNLLDDRIRNSASFKKDEILLPGRNVRLFLTARF; encoded by the coding sequence ATGAGACGATCGAGGATCTGGCTGGCCGGGACGATGCTGTCCGGCGCGGGCCTGACATCCGCTGCGATGATCGCCCCGGTGGCAGCGCAGCAGGCCGAGGCGACGCTCTCCGAACTGACGGTGACCTCGGCGAGCCCGATCCTCGCCGCGCCTCGCACCGCCGCGACCTCGGGCTTTCCCACCGGCGTGCTGCCGGTGGTGACCAACACCTTCTCGCCGGTCACCGTGGTCACGGCCGAGCAGATCGCCCGCGACCAGCCGCGCACCCTCGGCGATGCGCTCATGGACCGGCCGGGCATCTCGGCCTCCACCTACGCACCGGGGGCGGCGAGCCGGCCGATCATCCGTGGCCTCGACAACAACCGGGTGCGCATCCAGGAGAACGGCGTCGGGATTCAGGACGTGTCGGAACTCGGCGAAGATCACGGCGTCCCGATCAACCCGCTAGTGACGAACCGGATCGAGGTGATCCGCGGTCCGGCCTCCCTGCGCTACGGCTCGCAGGCGATCGGCGGCGTGGTCAGCGCCGAGAACAACCGCGTCCCGACCTTCATCCCGGCCGGCGGCATCTCGGGCCAGGCGACCACCGGTTATTCCTCCGTGGACAATGGGCGGCTCGGTGCCGTCAGCGTCGATGCCGGGGGCCAGAACGTCGCCATCCATGCCGACGGCTTCCGCACCGCGGCCGACAGTTACGGCACGCCGGCCGGCATCCAGCGCAACTCCGCCAACGAATCGCAGGGCGGCGCGGTGGGCATGTCGTTCATCGGCGATCGCGGCTTCGTCGGCCTGTCCTACAGCCATTACGACGCGCTCTATCAGATCCCCGGCGGCGGAGCCGCCGAGAGCCGGACCCGCCTCGATCCGAATCAGGACCGGCTTCTCGCACGCGGCGAGTATCGTCCCCTCGAAGGGCCGTTCGAGGTGATCCGCTTCTGGGCCGGCGGCTCGGTCTACCGGCACAACGAGACCGGGATCGGCGAGGATGGCGTCGATGGAATCCAGGCGACGTTCAAGAACCGCGAGGCCGAAGGCCGGGTCGAGCTGCAGCACGTGCCGGTGAGCCTCGGTTTCGGCACCCTGACCGGCGCCCTCGGCCTGCAGACCGGCCGGCGCACCATCGGCACGTCGGGCGAGGCCGGCAGCCTTCTCGCGCCGACGGATTCGCGCAGCAACGCGGTGTACCTGTTCGAGGAGATCGCTCTCGGCAACGGCCTGCGCGTCCAGGGGGCGGGGCGGATCGAGGGCGACCGCTCCACCGGCACGGCGTCGCTCTTTCCCGGGGATTACCTGCCGGTGGACGGGCAGGACCCGCTCTCCTACGGCCGCCGCCGCTCGTTCGCGCCGAAGAGCCTCAGCTTCGGTGCCCTGCAGGACCTGCCCAACGGTTTCGTCGCGAGCCTCAACGGCTCCTATGTCGAGCGCGCACCGACGGCGTTCGAGCTGTATTCGCGCGGACCGCACGACGCCACGGAGACGTTCGAGATCGGTGACGCCAACCTCAAGAAGGAGCGCGCCCGCACCGTCGAGCTCAGCCTGCGCCGTCGCGAAGGGCCGTTCCGCCTCGACGCCACCGGCTACTACACGCGCTACACCAACTTCATCTACAAGCGCGAGACCGGCATCGGCTGCGGTGACGACTTCGCCTCCTGCGGCAGCGACGACGAGTTGCAGCAGATCGTCTACTCGCAGCGCAACGCCGCGTTCTACGGCGCGGAGATCGGCGCGCAGCTCGATCTCCTGCCCGTGGGCAACGGGTTCGCCGGCATCGAGGCGCAGTACGATTTCGTCCGCGCGCAATTCGACGATGGGTCCTACGTGCCCCGCATCCCGCCGCACCGCCTCGGCGGCGGCGCCTTCATCCGCGCCGACGGGTGGTATGCCCGCGTGAACCTGCTCCACGCCTTCGACCATATCGAGACCGCCTCCCTGGAGACGACGACGCCGGGCTATAACGACCTGCGCGCCGAGATCAGCCACACCAAGGTGCTCGATCGGACCCTCTACGGCGCCAGTGAGATCACCTTCGGACTACAGGGACGCAACCTGCTCGACGACCGGATTCGCAACTCGGCCTCGTTCAAGAAGGACGAGATTCTTCTGCCCGGACGCAACGTCCGTCTGTTCCTGACTGCGCGGTTCTGA
- a CDS encoding DUF6481 family protein yields the protein MSAFDYRNFDDRRKNSASAKQMLLEKFKARPPADDPDMIAKAQARAEVARAREERTREREAARIAAEKQAAAEKRAREEAELAAQIAREEEETRLAAERKTIDLAEKKAQRDARYAARKAKARR from the coding sequence ATGAGCGCCTTCGACTACAGGAATTTCGACGATCGCCGTAAGAACTCCGCCAGCGCCAAGCAGATGCTGCTGGAAAAATTCAAGGCCCGTCCACCGGCGGATGACCCGGACATGATCGCCAAGGCCCAGGCCCGCGCCGAGGTCGCCCGGGCCCGCGAGGAACGGACGCGCGAGCGCGAAGCCGCCCGTATCGCCGCCGAGAAGCAGGCCGCCGCCGAGAAGCGGGCCCGCGAAGAGGCGGAACTCGCCGCCCAGATCGCCCGCGAAGAGGAAGAGACGCGCCTCGCCGCCGAACGCAAGACGATCGATCTCGCCGAGAAGAAGGCTCAGCGGGACGCGCGCTACGCCGCCCGCAAAGCCAAGGCCCGCCGCTGA
- a CDS encoding FAD/NAD(P)-binding oxidoreductase, with product MTEAMIDGHAVVVGASLAGLRGAESLRRSGFAGRLTLVGDEAHRPYDRPPLSKSVLTGEVAPEATRLPNFHALDAEWRLGIAASGLDRDARTIRLADGSTLAYDRLLIATGSRARSWPNPAEAGLIGVHTLRGRDDADALRRALSAGPKRVLIIGAGFIGCEVAASCRALDLAVTLIDPGPAPLARILGQPVGEIVAALHRTLGVDLRSRTKVERLEGDTAGRVVRAILDDGRSVETDVVVVALGAVRNTEWLHGSGLDVGPGGLACDAAGHALDTEGRPDTAIAAAGDVARFPHPLYDGRPVALEHWGHAVAQGEHAGRLLAGMAAGTAYAEMPAFWSSQGGITIKSVGLTEGADAMVFAQGNPKEGRFVVVYGREGRCIAAVSFDSARWLPAYAERIAARAPFPPIRGGTDEHSLTVLAPGFPEVRTSP from the coding sequence ATGACCGAAGCGATGATCGACGGACATGCGGTGGTGGTCGGCGCCTCGCTCGCCGGTCTGCGCGGCGCCGAATCCCTGCGCCGTTCGGGTTTTGCCGGCCGCCTCACCCTGGTCGGCGACGAGGCGCACCGCCCCTATGACCGGCCGCCGCTGTCGAAATCCGTGCTCACCGGCGAGGTCGCGCCCGAGGCGACGCGGCTGCCGAACTTCCACGCCCTGGATGCCGAATGGCGGCTCGGCATCGCCGCCAGCGGCCTCGACAGGGACGCCCGCACGATAAGGCTCGCCGACGGCTCGACGCTTGCCTACGACCGCCTGCTCATCGCCACCGGATCGCGCGCGCGATCCTGGCCGAACCCGGCCGAAGCGGGACTCATCGGGGTCCATACATTGCGCGGTCGGGACGATGCCGACGCCCTGAGGCGGGCGCTCTCCGCCGGCCCCAAGCGCGTCCTCATCATCGGCGCCGGCTTCATCGGCTGCGAGGTCGCGGCCTCCTGCCGGGCCCTCGACCTCGCCGTCACGCTGATCGATCCGGGACCGGCGCCTCTTGCGCGCATCCTCGGGCAGCCGGTGGGAGAGATCGTCGCTGCCCTGCACCGGACGCTCGGCGTCGACCTGCGCAGCCGAACCAAGGTCGAGCGCCTCGAAGGCGATACGGCCGGCCGGGTGGTACGAGCCATCCTCGACGATGGCCGCTCGGTGGAGACGGACGTCGTGGTGGTGGCCCTCGGCGCGGTGCGCAACACCGAATGGCTGCACGGCTCCGGTCTCGATGTCGGCCCGGGCGGTCTCGCCTGCGACGCGGCCGGCCACGCCCTCGACACGGAGGGACGCCCCGATACGGCCATCGCCGCGGCCGGCGACGTGGCGCGCTTTCCCCACCCGCTCTACGACGGCCGCCCCGTCGCCCTGGAGCATTGGGGCCATGCGGTGGCGCAGGGCGAGCATGCCGGGCGCCTCCTCGCCGGGATGGCCGCCGGGACGGCCTATGCCGAGATGCCGGCCTTCTGGTCCTCGCAGGGCGGCATCACGATCAAGTCGGTGGGGCTTACCGAGGGGGCCGATGCCATGGTCTTCGCGCAAGGGAATCCGAAGGAGGGGCGCTTCGTCGTCGTCTACGGTCGCGAGGGTCGCTGCATCGCGGCCGTGTCCTTCGATTCCGCGCGCTGGCTCCCGGCCTATGCCGAGCGGATCGCCGCCCGTGCCCCGTTCCCGCCGATCCGCGGCGGAACCGACGAACACAGCCTGACCGTACTGGCGCCGGGCTTTCCCGAGGTACGGACATCGCCATGA
- a CDS encoding DUF3750 domain-containing protein, with the protein MSSVISLSVLGTTLRVLGLVLLGVFLLPLGTHALWWMARGGGAANWSVADWSSAGLLRPPGASDPALVRVYAARVGRWRGIFAHHSWIVVKPAGAPRYTRYDVVGWGMPVRTDGWAADGRWFGNDPQTVLALDGAEAARAIPAIRVAVADYPYRALGTYQAWPGPNSNSFAAHVLARLPEPQVTLPPTALGKDWAPPGRIVERTPSGTGIRLTFGGYAGITLGWVEGIEVNLLGLVAGLDLRRPALKLPGWGRIGVA; encoded by the coding sequence ATCTCCTCCGTGATCTCCCTCTCCGTTCTCGGCACGACGCTCCGCGTGCTCGGCCTCGTCCTGCTCGGCGTGTTCCTGCTGCCGCTCGGTACCCATGCCCTGTGGTGGATGGCGCGGGGCGGCGGCGCGGCGAATTGGTCCGTGGCCGATTGGTCGAGCGCCGGGCTGCTGCGTCCTCCCGGCGCGTCGGACCCCGCTCTGGTCCGGGTCTATGCGGCGCGGGTCGGGCGCTGGCGCGGGATCTTCGCCCATCACAGTTGGATCGTGGTGAAACCGGCCGGCGCGCCCCGATACACCCGCTACGACGTGGTCGGCTGGGGGATGCCGGTCCGCACCGACGGCTGGGCGGCGGACGGCCGCTGGTTCGGCAATGATCCGCAGACCGTCCTCGCCCTCGACGGCGCAGAGGCGGCTCGCGCCATCCCGGCGATCCGCGTCGCAGTGGCGGATTACCCCTATCGCGCGCTCGGGACCTATCAGGCCTGGCCCGGACCGAACTCGAACAGCTTTGCCGCCCACGTGCTCGCCCGCCTGCCAGAGCCGCAGGTGACCCTTCCGCCGACGGCCCTGGGGAAGGATTGGGCGCCGCCCGGACGCATCGTCGAGCGCACGCCCAGCGGCACCGGCATCCGGTTGACCTTCGGTGGCTATGCCGGAATCACCCTCGGCTGGGTCGAGGGAATCGAGGTCAACCTGCTGGGCCTCGTCGCCGGGCTCGACCTGCGCCGCCCGGCGCTCAAGCTTCCCGGCTGGGGCAGGATCGGAGTGGCATGA
- a CDS encoding ferredoxin, which produces MPDPSSPPNDSPPLRVTVDLNRCQAYAQCCYAAPAHFTLHGREALFYDPAPSASDRLAIERARVSCPVQAIRVEDPERQGR; this is translated from the coding sequence ATGCCCGATCCCTCGTCCCCGCCGAACGATTCCCCGCCCTTGCGCGTCACCGTCGATCTCAACCGCTGCCAGGCCTATGCCCAGTGCTGCTATGCGGCGCCGGCGCATTTCACTCTGCATGGGCGCGAGGCGTTGTTCTACGACCCCGCGCCGTCCGCCTCCGACCGTCTCGCCATCGAGCGGGCGCGGGTCTCGTGCCCGGTCCAGGCGATCCGGGTCGAAGACCCGGAGCGGCAGGGTCGATGA
- a CDS encoding GNAT family N-acetyltransferase, translated as MNQKSAATSLVIRPAEPGDADAIWSILEPVIRAGETYALPRDGSREAMLAYWFAPANQVFVCISGDAVLGTFMLKPNQQGGGAHVANAGFMTHPDAVGRGIARAMGHHAIAIATDQGFLAMQFNFVVASNTRAVALWTSLGFSELARLPEAFRHPRLGFVDALVMHRRLGTGAAT; from the coding sequence ATGAATCAGAAGTCCGCGGCGACCTCACTCGTCATCCGCCCGGCGGAACCCGGCGATGCCGACGCGATCTGGTCGATCCTGGAGCCGGTGATCCGGGCGGGCGAGACCTACGCGCTGCCGCGGGACGGTTCCCGCGAGGCCATGCTGGCCTACTGGTTCGCCCCGGCGAACCAGGTCTTCGTCTGCATCAGCGGGGACGCCGTGCTCGGCACCTTCATGCTCAAGCCGAATCAGCAGGGTGGCGGAGCGCATGTCGCCAATGCCGGCTTCATGACCCATCCCGATGCGGTCGGGCGCGGCATCGCCCGCGCCATGGGGCACCATGCCATCGCCATTGCCACCGACCAGGGTTTCCTGGCGATGCAGTTCAACTTCGTCGTGGCCAGCAACACCCGCGCGGTCGCCCTGTGGACGAGCCTCGGCTTCTCCGAACTCGCCCGCCTGCCCGAGGCGTTCCGGCACCCGCGTCTCGGGTTTGTCGACGCCCTGGTGATGCACCGCAGGCTCGGGACCGGCGCCGCGACCTGA
- a CDS encoding AprI/Inh family metalloprotease inhibitor, with amino-acid sequence MPRQFLSTVALVALAASLGACSSSRLDGPSRGSRAGLGAQAALEPVAPAMPSGPVTSAPLAPPPGASAAPLDAPPPPLGADVAMAPAPVVVEPTYVPPPAPPIVSSGRSSVVGSWNARDATGATCKVSLSSAPALDLYKANASGCANKDLAKVTAWDYRDGEVYLYQPGGTVTARLRQGGGALDGALSKSGASLALAR; translated from the coding sequence ATGCCGCGTCAGTTCCTGTCGACCGTTGCCCTCGTCGCCCTTGCCGCAAGCCTCGGAGCCTGCAGCTCGTCGCGTCTCGACGGGCCGAGCCGCGGCAGCCGCGCCGGCCTCGGTGCCCAGGCCGCTCTCGAGCCGGTCGCCCCGGCCATGCCCTCCGGTCCGGTGACCTCCGCCCCCCTCGCGCCTCCGCCCGGCGCCAGCGCCGCGCCCCTCGACGCTCCGCCTCCGCCCCTCGGTGCCGACGTGGCGATGGCTCCCGCCCCGGTCGTCGTGGAGCCCACCTACGTGCCGCCGCCCGCACCGCCGATCGTGTCGAGCGGACGCTCCTCGGTGGTGGGAAGCTGGAACGCCAGGGACGCCACGGGCGCGACCTGCAAGGTCTCCCTGTCGAGCGCACCGGCCCTCGACCTCTACAAGGCAAACGCGTCCGGCTGCGCCAACAAGGATCTCGCGAAGGTCACCGCCTGGGATTACCGCGACGGCGAAGTCTATCTCTACCAGCCAGGCGGCACCGTCACGGCCCGCCTGCGCCAGGGTGGCGGGGCGCTGGACGGTGCTCTGTCCAAGTCCGGTGCCTCGCTGGCTCTCGCACGGTAA
- a CDS encoding NAD-dependent epimerase/dehydratase family protein — MAILVTGAAGFIGYHVADRLLARGETVIGIDNLNDYYPVALKRDRIADIETRRGDAFRFLPLDFSDHEALDRGLAAFEIDRIVHLGAQAGVRYSIENPRAYVQANVVGHLNILEFARHRAVAHLAYASSSSVYGGNTSLPFRVEDRVDHPVSLYAATKKADELMSETYAHLYRLPQTGLRFFTVYGPWGRPDMALWLFTKAIFAGEPIRVFNDGAMRRDFTYIDDIVAGILACLDNPPPDDGAEKAGGSRAPHRLYNIGNNCSVPLLRMIDVLEEACGRPAIRRSEPMQPGDVRETYADLGAIARDLGYAPTTPIEVGIPAFVRWFKAYHRLG; from the coding sequence ATGGCGATTCTCGTGACCGGAGCGGCGGGCTTCATCGGCTACCACGTGGCCGATCGCCTGCTCGCGCGCGGCGAGACGGTCATCGGCATCGACAATCTCAACGATTATTATCCGGTGGCGCTCAAGCGCGACCGGATCGCCGATATCGAGACGCGCCGGGGCGACGCGTTCCGCTTCCTGCCGCTCGATTTCTCCGACCACGAGGCCCTGGACAGGGGCCTCGCGGCGTTCGAGATCGACAGGATCGTCCATCTCGGCGCCCAGGCCGGGGTGCGCTACTCCATCGAGAACCCGCGCGCCTACGTCCAGGCCAATGTGGTCGGTCACCTCAACATCCTGGAATTCGCGCGCCACCGGGCGGTGGCCCATCTGGCCTACGCCTCGTCCTCCTCGGTCTATGGCGGCAACACCTCCCTTCCCTTCCGGGTCGAGGACCGCGTCGACCACCCGGTCTCGCTCTATGCCGCCACCAAGAAGGCGGACGAGTTGATGAGCGAGACCTACGCCCATCTCTATCGCCTGCCTCAGACCGGCCTGCGCTTCTTCACCGTCTACGGGCCATGGGGACGGCCCGACATGGCGCTGTGGCTGTTCACGAAGGCGATCTTCGCGGGAGAGCCGATCCGCGTGTTCAACGACGGAGCGATGCGGCGCGACTTCACCTATATCGACGACATCGTCGCCGGCATCCTCGCCTGCCTCGACAACCCGCCCCCCGATGACGGCGCGGAGAAAGCGGGCGGCAGCCGCGCGCCGCACCGGCTCTACAATATTGGCAACAATTGCTCGGTCCCGCTCCTGCGCATGATCGACGTGCTGGAAGAGGCCTGCGGACGGCCCGCGATCCGCCGGTCCGAGCCGATGCAGCCCGGCGACGTGCGGGAGACCTACGCCGATCTCGGCGCCATCGCCCGCGACCTCGGCTATGCCCCGACGACGCCGATCGAGGTCGGCATCCCGGCCTTCGTGCGCTGGTTCAAGGCCTATCACCGCCTCGGCTGA